The following coding sequences are from one Kushneria phosphatilytica window:
- a CDS encoding S66 peptidase family protein translates to MSTRMTQLFVPALSRLSGSAMTLLSPAGVVAPERAHATMEVLHQAGIHAELMPRALNRHRYLAGTIEDRLEDLHAAWHSPDLRGVWCLRGGYGSAQLLDGIDWSRIGKAPLIGYSDITVLLEAFRRHGRHAIHAPVATEAVLDCGDVGANQRREHSLASLATVIAGEPGAWSLRHVAGPDKLCEGILVGGNLTTLASIAGTPAALTLDQPAILLLEDVGEAEYRLERSFHQLLTSLDTDRLQAVCLGSFERCQLTEGQSSLEAIFREWLEPLGIALYAEAPIGHGADNHAWPYGRSASLSAEVLRWSADHE, encoded by the coding sequence ATGAGCACCCGAATGACTCAGCTATTCGTTCCCGCCCTGTCCCGGTTGTCTGGCAGCGCCATGACTCTGCTTTCACCGGCCGGTGTGGTGGCTCCGGAAAGAGCGCACGCCACCATGGAAGTACTGCATCAGGCCGGCATTCACGCTGAACTGATGCCACGAGCACTGAATCGACATCGTTATCTGGCCGGTACAATCGAAGACCGACTCGAAGATCTGCATGCGGCCTGGCATTCCCCCGATCTGCGTGGCGTCTGGTGTTTGCGTGGCGGCTATGGCAGTGCTCAGCTGCTCGACGGCATCGACTGGTCACGGATTGGCAAAGCCCCGCTGATCGGTTATTCGGATATTACCGTGCTGCTGGAGGCCTTTCGTCGACATGGTCGCCACGCCATTCACGCGCCAGTGGCCACCGAGGCGGTACTCGACTGTGGTGACGTCGGCGCCAACCAACGCCGGGAACACTCACTCGCTTCACTCGCCACGGTGATAGCCGGCGAACCAGGGGCATGGTCACTGCGTCACGTCGCCGGGCCGGATAAGCTCTGCGAAGGCATATTGGTCGGGGGCAATCTGACCACTCTGGCCAGCATTGCCGGCACACCGGCGGCGCTGACCCTTGATCAGCCGGCCATCCTGCTGCTGGAAGACGTCGGCGAAGCCGAGTATCGCCTTGAGCGCAGCTTCCATCAGTTGCTTACAAGTCTCGACACCGATCGGCTGCAAGCGGTCTGTCTGGGCAGTTTCGAGCGCTGCCAGCTGACAGAGGGACAATCGTCGCTCGAGGCCATTTTTCGTGAGTGGCTGGAACCACTTGGCATCGCACTGTATGCCGAGGCTCCCATCGGTCATGGCGCCGATAATCATGCCTGGCCCTACGGACGTTCAGCCTCTCTTTCCGCCGAAGTTCTGCGCTGGTCAGCTGACCATGAGTGA
- the pyrF gene encoding orotidine-5'-phosphate decarboxylase — MTAPLIIALDHAHLETALPLVEALDPRRCRLKVGKELFTREGPKALQALHERGFEIFLDLKFHDIPNTVAAAVHAAAEQGVWMVNVHAAGGRAMMHAARDVLDRHGLKTRLIAVTVLTSMDDAGLAEIGVNSPAVDQVMRLAQLTHDAGLDGVVCSAREASALRDRFGQEFLKVTPGIRPGFAQQDDQQRVMTPGQAFQAGSTHLVIGRPVTRAEEPMAALAAIEKELAEAERVSLGER; from the coding sequence ATGACCGCCCCATTGATTATTGCCCTGGATCATGCCCACCTGGAGACCGCTCTGCCGCTGGTAGAAGCGCTCGATCCGCGTCGTTGTCGACTCAAGGTAGGCAAGGAACTGTTTACGCGTGAGGGGCCGAAGGCTCTTCAGGCCCTGCACGAACGTGGATTCGAGATCTTTCTGGATCTCAAGTTCCACGATATTCCCAACACGGTTGCTGCTGCGGTACACGCTGCTGCCGAACAGGGGGTATGGATGGTCAATGTCCATGCCGCCGGGGGCAGGGCCATGATGCATGCTGCGCGTGATGTGCTTGACCGCCATGGCCTGAAAACCCGACTGATCGCTGTCACGGTGCTGACCAGCATGGATGATGCAGGGCTGGCTGAAATCGGGGTGAATAGCCCGGCAGTCGATCAGGTGATGCGGCTGGCGCAGCTTACCCATGATGCCGGCCTGGACGGTGTTGTATGTTCTGCTCGGGAAGCCTCCGCTTTGCGCGATCGATTCGGCCAGGAGTTTCTGAAGGTCACGCCAGGGATTCGCCCGGGGTTTGCACAACAAGACGATCAACAGCGTGTCATGACCCCGGGACAGGCTTTTCAGGCCGGCAGTACGCACCTGGTGATCGGGCGTCCGGTCACCCGTGCCGAAGAGCCCATGGCGGCGCTGGCTGCGATCGAGAAGGAGCTGGCCGAAGCAGAGCGGGTAAGTCTCGGGGAGCGGTGA
- a CDS encoding FAD assembly factor SdhE → MDETARKRLYWHSRRGMWELDLMLMPFFEHCFDQLDADRQQAYTALLAEEDQDLFSWLMRRGRPMDASLATIVDEIIAYAERTRTAEVRPV, encoded by the coding sequence ATGGATGAAACTGCAAGGAAACGGCTTTATTGGCACTCCCGTCGCGGTATGTGGGAGCTGGATCTCATGCTGATGCCTTTTTTCGAGCACTGTTTCGATCAGCTCGATGCCGATCGTCAGCAGGCCTATACCGCTCTGCTGGCGGAAGAGGATCAGGATCTTTTCAGCTGGTTGATGCGTCGTGGAAGACCCATGGATGCGTCGCTGGCCACCATCGTTGATGAGATCATCGCCTATGCCGAACGTACCCGCACCGCTGAAGTCCGCCCGGTATGA
- the lapB gene encoding lipopolysaccharide assembly protein LapB has protein sequence MFDPLLLALLTAAIAIGWLLGRHERRHARPENQGPRTLSRDYFVGLNFLLNEQPDQAIETFTQALEVNSETIDTHIALGNLFRLRGEADRAVRIHQNLLARPALSTLQSDQVQLELARDFFHLGVLDRAERLARAVVENTANQEMRQAARRLLVDLFEREQEWQAALDIAQPQLIRQDERIQRAAAHWLCELAAIDIDQGSPSLARRHLKQALSIDEQCVRATWLLADIEHRAGRYRDEIRTLKRIRDQDSAFTPLILEPVRRAFELLDDQTGLISFLQEQIERAPFVTAIVMLAEQLRRQQGTEAAVALVSEQLEHHSSLRGIDYLTSLYIDQATTDNRSHLTLLKRHTGQLLDQRSRFRCHHCGLEADTLYWQCPRCRNWSSVKPITGLEGE, from the coding sequence ATGTTCGATCCGCTGCTGCTGGCGCTGCTGACAGCCGCTATCGCCATCGGGTGGCTGCTCGGGCGCCATGAGCGCCGTCATGCCCGGCCGGAGAACCAGGGCCCGCGTACCCTGTCACGGGATTATTTCGTCGGCCTCAACTTTCTGCTCAATGAGCAACCCGATCAGGCCATCGAGACCTTTACCCAGGCACTCGAGGTCAACAGCGAAACCATCGATACTCACATCGCACTGGGTAATCTCTTCCGCCTGCGTGGGGAAGCCGATCGTGCCGTACGAATCCATCAGAACCTGCTCGCCCGCCCCGCCCTGTCCACGCTGCAAAGTGATCAGGTCCAACTCGAACTGGCCCGGGATTTTTTCCATCTTGGTGTACTCGACCGGGCTGAACGACTTGCCCGTGCCGTGGTGGAGAACACGGCCAATCAGGAGATGCGACAGGCCGCCCGGCGGTTACTGGTCGATCTCTTCGAGCGTGAACAGGAATGGCAGGCTGCGCTTGATATTGCACAACCGCAGCTCATTCGACAGGACGAACGTATACAACGCGCCGCAGCGCACTGGCTATGTGAACTGGCTGCGATCGATATCGACCAGGGTAGCCCGAGTCTCGCCCGACGCCATCTCAAGCAGGCGCTCTCGATTGATGAGCAATGCGTACGCGCCACCTGGCTACTGGCAGATATCGAACATCGAGCCGGACGCTATCGAGACGAGATACGTACGCTCAAGCGTATCCGCGACCAGGACAGTGCTTTCACGCCATTGATACTCGAGCCAGTGCGTCGGGCCTTTGAGCTGCTCGATGACCAGACCGGCCTGATCAGTTTTCTGCAGGAACAGATCGAGCGTGCCCCGTTTGTCACCGCCATTGTCATGCTGGCCGAGCAGTTGCGTCGTCAGCAGGGCACCGAAGCCGCTGTGGCGCTGGTCAGCGAGCAGCTGGAGCATCACTCCAGCCTGCGTGGCATCGATTACCTGACGTCGCTCTACATTGATCAGGCCACCACCGATAATCGCAGCCACCTGACCCTGCTCAAGCGGCATACCGGTCAGTTACTTGATCAGCGATCACGCTTTCGCTGTCATCACTGTGGTCTGGAGGCCGATACGCTCTATTGGCAATGCCCGCGATGTCGCAACTGGAGTTCGGTCAAGCCCATTACCGGACTCGAGGGCGAATAA
- a CDS encoding ABC transporter ATP-binding protein: MTSMTTTQTKGNGPLLDIRRLSVSFQTRSGLFPAVSDIDMTLNEGEVLGVVGESGSGKSVTMLAMMGLLPFNANIEADRFAFADNNMLTLSDRARRKLTGNDIAMIFQEPATSLNPSFTIGYQIDETLKVHEGGSRRQRRERAIELLDRVGIPAPTKRLGDYPHQLSGGMNQRVMIAIAIACNPRLLIADEPTTALDVTIQAQILDLLLQLQQERGMAMILITHDMGVVAEAAERISVMYAGQLVETGYAGEVFHYPRHPYTAALLDALPERHPGQTRLPTIPGVVPGIADRPSGCLFNPRCRFAQEDCRQQRPELSRVGEDDDHRESTGHSGEHQARCFHPLDTNGPTEPVMGARS; encoded by the coding sequence ATGACCTCCATGACGACAACACAGACAAAGGGGAACGGACCGCTGCTGGATATTCGTCGCCTCAGCGTTTCCTTCCAGACTCGCAGCGGCCTCTTCCCGGCTGTCAGCGACATCGATATGACCCTCAACGAGGGAGAAGTACTTGGCGTGGTCGGTGAATCGGGCTCGGGCAAGAGCGTGACCATGCTGGCGATGATGGGCCTTTTGCCCTTTAACGCCAACATCGAAGCCGATCGTTTCGCCTTTGCCGACAACAACATGCTGACGCTTTCCGATCGTGCTCGGCGCAAGTTGACCGGCAATGACATCGCCATGATCTTTCAGGAGCCGGCCACCAGTCTTAACCCGAGTTTTACCATCGGCTATCAGATCGACGAGACACTGAAGGTGCATGAAGGAGGCAGCCGTCGCCAACGTCGGGAGCGAGCCATCGAGCTATTGGACCGGGTCGGCATCCCCGCCCCGACCAAACGACTGGGGGATTACCCCCACCAGCTCTCGGGTGGCATGAATCAGCGTGTCATGATTGCCATCGCGATCGCTTGTAATCCTCGGCTGCTGATCGCCGATGAACCTACCACGGCACTGGATGTCACCATTCAGGCCCAGATTCTCGATCTCCTGCTGCAACTGCAGCAGGAGCGTGGCATGGCAATGATTCTGATCACCCATGACATGGGCGTAGTGGCCGAAGCTGCCGAGCGCATTTCCGTCATGTATGCCGGTCAGCTGGTTGAAACGGGCTACGCTGGCGAAGTCTTCCATTACCCTCGTCACCCTTATACAGCGGCACTGCTTGATGCCCTGCCGGAACGCCATCCCGGCCAGACGCGCCTGCCTACTATCCCCGGCGTGGTACCCGGCATTGCCGATCGGCCGAGCGGATGTCTGTTCAACCCTCGCTGTCGTTTCGCCCAGGAAGATTGTCGGCAACAACGGCCCGAACTATCGCGTGTCGGAGAAGATGACGATCATCGGGAAAGTACCGGGCATTCCGGTGAGCATCAGGCCCGCTGTTTTCATCCTCTGGACACCAATGGCCCTACCGAGCCTGTCATGGGAGCCCGCTCATGA
- a CDS encoding lipopolysaccharide assembly protein LapA domain-containing protein — protein sequence MRWLKGIVLAVVTLILLILGMLFAVRNQQTIPLDVVWAQLPPASLALWLLLALVVGVLLGMLAMSGLYLRLRTALMRARRDSQQQQRELDRLRVQEIREVP from the coding sequence ATGCGCTGGCTCAAGGGCATTGTACTGGCCGTGGTCACCCTGATTCTGTTGATCCTCGGCATGCTGTTTGCGGTCCGCAATCAGCAGACCATTCCTCTGGATGTCGTCTGGGCGCAGCTGCCTCCTGCTTCGCTGGCTCTCTGGCTGCTGCTGGCGCTGGTCGTGGGCGTACTGCTTGGCATGCTGGCCATGTCCGGCCTCTATCTGCGACTTCGTACCGCGTTGATGCGCGCACGCCGAGACAGTCAGCAACAGCAACGGGAACTTGATCGACTGCGGGTTCAGGAGATTCGGGAAGTGCCCTGA
- a CDS encoding ABC transporter substrate-binding protein, with product MINTGVSRLALMGAVMLATAGTAQAKMLTYCSEGSPEGFNPQLYTTGTTFDASSQTIYNRLVDFKPGTTELRPSLAKSWEVSDDGKTVTFHLRHGVKFQSTDYFTPSREFNADDVLYSFNRQLNADDPWHDVNGSYEYFAGMGLPDLIDHVEKVDDYTVKFHLNRPSAPFLADMAMDFASILSKEYADQLMEAGHPERMNQQPIGTGPFTFAGYQQDAYIRYRANPDYWRGKAPLDRLVFSITPDASVRLQKLKANECQIMAYPNPADLGELKNDSNITMKSAPGLNTGYLFFNTTKAPFDKPEVRRALSMAVNREAIIDSIYKGAGTIAKNPIPSTIWSYDESTQPIAYDPEKAKALLKDAGVSNLSTDIWAMPVQRPYNPNARRMAEMIQADWQKIGVNAKIVSYEWGEYLRRLKQGEAQTGLMGWTGDNGDPDNFLYTLLSCDAAKDGSNYAKWCYKPYDKVVTEAQTINDRDQRIQLYKKAQSIFRDQLPWMPIAHSVVYMPMRSNVTGYTIQPTGSHDFYGVDLKD from the coding sequence ATGATCAATACCGGAGTTTCCCGCCTGGCACTGATGGGTGCGGTAATGCTGGCTACCGCTGGCACCGCACAGGCCAAAATGCTGACCTATTGCTCGGAAGGCAGCCCCGAGGGCTTCAATCCGCAGCTCTACACCACCGGCACCACTTTCGACGCCTCTTCCCAGACCATTTATAACCGCCTGGTCGATTTCAAGCCCGGGACTACCGAGTTGAGACCCAGTCTGGCGAAATCCTGGGAAGTCTCCGACGATGGCAAGACCGTAACCTTCCATTTGCGGCATGGCGTCAAGTTTCAGTCGACCGATTACTTTACGCCATCGCGTGAATTCAACGCCGACGACGTGCTCTATTCCTTTAACCGGCAGCTCAATGCTGACGATCCGTGGCATGACGTCAATGGCAGCTATGAGTACTTTGCTGGCATGGGACTCCCCGATCTGATCGATCATGTCGAGAAGGTCGACGACTATACGGTCAAATTCCATCTGAACCGCCCCTCGGCCCCCTTCCTGGCCGATATGGCAATGGACTTTGCCTCGATTCTTTCAAAAGAGTATGCCGACCAACTGATGGAGGCCGGCCATCCCGAGCGGATGAATCAGCAACCGATCGGCACCGGTCCCTTCACCTTTGCCGGCTATCAGCAGGATGCTTACATCCGTTATCGAGCCAACCCCGATTACTGGCGTGGCAAGGCACCACTGGATCGACTGGTATTCTCGATTACCCCCGACGCCTCGGTACGCCTGCAAAAGCTCAAGGCCAATGAGTGTCAGATCATGGCCTACCCCAACCCGGCTGATCTGGGCGAGCTGAAGAACGACAGCAACATCACCATGAAGTCTGCCCCCGGGCTCAATACCGGTTATCTGTTCTTCAATACCACCAAAGCACCTTTCGACAAGCCGGAAGTCCGTCGTGCGCTCTCCATGGCGGTCAATCGCGAAGCGATCATCGACTCCATTTACAAGGGCGCCGGAACGATTGCCAAAAATCCGATCCCTTCCACCATCTGGAGTTATGACGAATCGACCCAGCCGATCGCTTATGATCCGGAGAAGGCAAAAGCGCTGCTCAAGGATGCAGGGGTCAGCAATCTGAGCACCGACATCTGGGCCATGCCGGTACAGCGCCCCTACAACCCCAATGCTCGCCGCATGGCGGAGATGATCCAGGCGGATTGGCAGAAGATCGGGGTCAACGCGAAAATCGTCTCCTACGAGTGGGGCGAGTATCTGCGCCGCCTCAAGCAGGGCGAGGCGCAGACCGGTCTGATGGGCTGGACCGGTGACAATGGCGATCCTGACAACTTCCTGTACACCCTGCTCTCCTGTGATGCTGCGAAGGATGGCTCCAACTACGCCAAGTGGTGTTACAAGCCCTACGACAAGGTGGTCACCGAAGCACAGACCATCAACGATCGCGACCAGCGCATTCAGCTTTACAAGAAGGCTCAGTCGATCTTTCGTGACCAGCTGCCATGGATGCCCATCGCACACTCGGTGGTCTACATGCCCATGCGCAGTAACGTCACGGGCTATACCATTCAGCCAACGGGCAGCCATGATTTCTATGGCGTTGACCTGAAGGACTGA
- the ihfB gene encoding integration host factor subunit beta, which translates to MTKSELIEQITMSQSSHSLKEVEAAVKLILDDITDALASGGRVEIRGFGSFSLHYRAPRVGRNPKTGDPVTLDGKHVPHFKPGKELREQVNASRALGY; encoded by the coding sequence ATGACCAAATCCGAATTGATCGAACAGATTACCATGTCCCAGTCCTCCCACTCTCTCAAGGAGGTCGAAGCGGCCGTCAAACTGATTCTCGACGATATTACCGATGCCCTGGCCTCCGGCGGTCGAGTGGAAATTCGTGGCTTCGGCAGTTTCTCGTTGCACTACCGTGCCCCTCGTGTCGGCCGTAATCCCAAAACCGGTGATCCGGTCACACTCGACGGCAAGCATGTGCCTCATTTCAAACCCGGCAAGGAATTGCGCGAACAGGTCAATGCAAGTCGCGCGCTCGGTTACTGA
- a CDS encoding ABC transporter permease subunit — MLNFLFRKLLMIVPTFLGVTIITFALVHMIPGDPVAIMAGERGLSPERHAQMMAQLGLDRPLWEQYMDFLWRLLHGDLGQSLVTHNAILNEFMSRFPATLELSICALIFAIGLGIPLGVIAGIKRGSIIDHGVMGTALTGYSMPIFWWGLLLIILFSGILGWTPVSGRLSSSFWIDTPTHFMLIDTLLSDAPGAFPDALRHLILPAVCLGTIPLAVIARMTRSSILEVLGEDYIRTARAKGLAPWRIIAIHALRNAMIPVTTVIGLQIGLLFAGAILTETIFSWPGIGKWLIDSVSRRDYPALQGGILLIATMVMIVNLVVDLLYGLINPRIRHQAE, encoded by the coding sequence ATGCTGAATTTTCTGTTTCGCAAACTGTTGATGATTGTGCCGACCTTCCTGGGCGTCACGATCATTACCTTCGCTCTGGTCCACATGATCCCGGGTGATCCGGTGGCCATCATGGCTGGAGAGCGGGGGCTCTCCCCGGAGCGACACGCCCAGATGATGGCCCAGTTGGGTCTGGACCGGCCGCTGTGGGAACAATACATGGATTTTCTGTGGCGCTTGCTGCACGGCGATCTGGGGCAGTCACTGGTGACCCATAACGCCATCCTGAACGAGTTCATGTCACGCTTTCCGGCGACCCTTGAGCTATCGATCTGTGCGCTGATCTTCGCTATCGGGCTCGGTATTCCACTGGGCGTCATCGCCGGCATCAAGCGCGGCTCGATTATCGATCATGGCGTCATGGGGACCGCACTGACCGGTTACTCGATGCCGATCTTCTGGTGGGGCCTGCTACTGATCATTCTGTTTTCCGGCATTCTGGGCTGGACACCGGTTTCAGGCCGTCTCTCTTCTTCGTTCTGGATCGATACTCCCACCCACTTCATGCTGATCGACACGCTGCTTTCCGATGCGCCGGGTGCCTTTCCGGATGCGCTTCGGCATCTGATTCTGCCGGCCGTCTGTCTGGGTACCATTCCACTGGCGGTAATCGCTCGCATGACGCGCTCATCGATACTCGAGGTTCTCGGCGAAGACTATATCCGCACCGCACGAGCCAAGGGACTCGCGCCATGGCGCATTATCGCGATCCATGCCCTGCGTAACGCCATGATTCCGGTAACCACGGTTATCGGCTTGCAGATCGGGTTGCTGTTCGCCGGCGCCATCCTGACCGAAACCATCTTTTCCTGGCCGGGTATCGGCAAATGGCTGATCGACTCTGTCAGCCGGCGTGATTATCCCGCACTACAGGGCGGTATTCTGCTGATCGCCACCATGGTGATGATCGTCAATCTCGTCGTTGATCTGCTTTATGGTCTGATCAATCCCCGTATTCGACATCAGGCCGAGTGA
- a CDS encoding ABC transporter ATP-binding protein, with protein MSTEQLMQAEQLVQTYTVRQGPFHSASLRAVQGVSFTLDAGQTLAVVGESGCGKSTLARMLTLIEQPTSGTLSLCGRDATHPDRAQLRTLRREVQMVFQNPYGSLNPRKTISTILEEPLVINTRLARAERRRQAREMMERVGLRPDLADRYPHMFSGGQRQRIAVARALMLRPRVMVLDEPVSALDVSVQAQVLNLLNDLQDEFGLAYLFISHDLSVVRHVADRIMVMYLGRPVEIGSRDAVFKSPRHPYTRALLSATPSVDPDARHQRVALSGELPSPLDPPPGCAFHRRCPWATDHCRQQEPPLRDVEGVDVACHHAERIMAEDRVGV; from the coding sequence ATGAGTACCGAGCAATTGATGCAGGCCGAGCAGCTGGTACAAACCTATACGGTCCGTCAGGGCCCATTTCATAGCGCCAGCCTGCGCGCGGTTCAGGGCGTCAGCTTCACGCTGGACGCGGGACAGACGCTGGCCGTGGTGGGTGAATCGGGCTGCGGCAAATCAACGCTGGCGCGTATGCTGACACTCATCGAGCAGCCCACCAGCGGCACGCTGAGTCTTTGCGGACGTGATGCGACCCACCCTGATCGGGCACAGCTACGTACATTGCGCCGCGAAGTTCAGATGGTGTTCCAGAACCCCTACGGCTCACTCAATCCCCGCAAGACCATCAGCACCATTCTCGAAGAACCGCTGGTTATCAACACCCGCCTTGCTCGCGCCGAACGGCGACGCCAGGCAAGGGAAATGATGGAACGGGTCGGATTACGACCGGACCTTGCCGACCGCTATCCGCACATGTTTTCAGGCGGTCAGCGCCAGCGTATTGCTGTTGCCCGAGCGTTGATGCTTCGTCCGCGAGTCATGGTGCTGGACGAGCCGGTCTCGGCGCTGGATGTCTCGGTACAGGCCCAGGTACTCAATCTGCTCAATGACCTGCAGGATGAATTCGGTCTGGCCTATCTGTTCATTTCGCACGATCTGAGCGTGGTACGCCATGTCGCCGATCGCATCATGGTGATGTATCTTGGGCGACCGGTCGAAATCGGCAGTCGTGATGCCGTTTTCAAGTCACCGCGCCACCCTTATACACGGGCGCTGCTATCGGCAACCCCCTCGGTCGATCCCGATGCACGTCATCAGCGGGTAGCCCTGAGCGGTGAGCTGCCCTCGCCGCTTGATCCGCCACCGGGCTGTGCCTTCCACCGTCGCTGCCCCTGGGCTACCGACCATTGCCGCCAGCAGGAACCACCGCTACGCGATGTCGAAGGCGTCGATGTGGCCTGCCATCATGCCGAGCGGATCATGGCAGAAGATCGCGTTGGCGTCTGA
- a CDS encoding ABC transporter permease subunit has translation MTQANTHTSPDNPTTSEVPAAPHPLREVWSDFCENRAALAGLIIIAIIITLALLASVIAPHTPIEQFRDHVLQPPFWQEGGSLRFPLGTDDVGRDVLSRILFGARLSMMIGVIVVTLSLVLGVLLGLIAGYVRGWVDTTIMRLMDIMLSIPSLLLAVVVVAVLGPGLFNAMLAIAIVYLPHYVRLTRGSVITERNRDYVVASRLAGASPLRLMFVVILPNCLAPLIVQATLSFSNAVLDAAALGFLGLGAQPPTPEWGSMLANARQYVLDAWWVVTFPGLAILITVLAFNIMGDGLRDALDPRLKR, from the coding sequence ATGACCCAGGCCAATACCCACACCTCACCGGATAATCCGACCACCTCGGAAGTACCAGCCGCTCCGCACCCGTTGCGCGAGGTCTGGAGTGACTTCTGTGAAAACCGGGCCGCCCTGGCGGGACTGATCATCATCGCCATCATTATTACGCTGGCATTGTTGGCCAGTGTCATTGCGCCACACACGCCCATCGAGCAGTTCCGCGACCACGTTCTTCAGCCCCCTTTCTGGCAGGAAGGCGGTTCTCTGCGCTTTCCGCTGGGGACAGATGATGTCGGGCGTGATGTGCTGTCACGCATCCTGTTTGGTGCCCGGCTTTCCATGATGATCGGCGTCATTGTGGTCACCCTGTCACTGGTATTGGGGGTACTGCTGGGGCTGATTGCCGGCTATGTGCGCGGCTGGGTAGACACCACCATCATGCGCCTGATGGATATCATGCTGTCGATCCCCAGCCTGCTGCTGGCGGTGGTGGTCGTCGCCGTTCTCGGTCCGGGCCTGTTCAATGCCATGCTGGCCATTGCCATTGTCTATCTACCGCACTATGTACGCCTGACCCGCGGCTCGGTTATCACCGAACGCAACCGCGATTACGTTGTCGCATCACGCCTGGCCGGTGCCAGCCCGTTGCGCCTGATGTTCGTGGTGATTCTGCCCAACTGTCTGGCGCCACTGATCGTGCAGGCCACTCTGAGTTTCTCCAATGCCGTGCTGGATGCTGCCGCACTGGGCTTTCTTGGGCTGGGCGCTCAGCCCCCCACACCCGAGTGGGGCAGCATGCTGGCCAATGCCAGACAATATGTGCTGGATGCCTGGTGGGTGGTCACCTTCCCGGGGCTCGCCATACTGATCACGGTACTGGCTTTCAACATCATGGGCGATGGACTGCGCGACGCCCTCGACCCCCGACTCAAGCGGTGA
- a CDS encoding FUSC family protein, which translates to MARFRLRDPFFNYRYRHYLHTLRATLALAVTFAIVLSCDIPHSTWAPVSTLMVMGNLPHVGGVIDKGSQRLLGTLLGGLWGIMILLIPAPPPGAVLTLTLAGIAIALHTTFTGRFGYSALMFGITLLMVIGNGNHDLSVALWRAFNVLIGTLVGIIATMTILPQKATDLFRFLLADNLDKLARLYHAHTSAPRLEASDQGELMKTVTSQLVQQRNLIDAVHREGRLRRGELGSLISLERRMISTVELLLETHWATRDGHDIIESLTGLRDAQHRLAHDLGTLAYQVRTGQSIEINIAQFDLDTHAEAAFNARSQQGRALFSPGGYLWLNRELARQTSALVGYLSNLQRLPSQRLRKRARRHHLVSDTHRLAVKGDPHARSTSSETHSD; encoded by the coding sequence ATGGCAAGGTTTCGTCTGCGAGATCCCTTTTTCAATTACCGCTATCGGCACTACCTGCACACCCTGCGCGCCACCCTAGCCCTGGCCGTCACATTTGCCATTGTCCTGAGCTGCGATATTCCTCACAGCACCTGGGCGCCTGTCAGCACCCTGATGGTCATGGGCAACCTGCCCCATGTGGGCGGCGTCATCGACAAGGGCAGTCAGCGGCTGCTCGGCACACTGCTCGGTGGGCTCTGGGGCATCATGATACTGCTGATTCCGGCACCGCCGCCCGGTGCAGTATTGACCCTGACGCTGGCAGGCATCGCCATCGCACTGCATACGACCTTTACCGGTCGTTTCGGCTACAGCGCACTGATGTTCGGTATTACGCTGCTGATGGTAATCGGCAATGGCAACCACGATCTTTCGGTGGCCCTGTGGCGAGCATTCAATGTGCTGATCGGCACACTGGTGGGAATCATAGCCACCATGACGATTCTGCCGCAGAAGGCTACGGATCTCTTCAGGTTCCTGCTGGCGGATAATCTCGACAAGCTTGCCCGGCTCTATCATGCACATACCAGCGCCCCTCGACTGGAAGCCAGCGACCAGGGCGAGCTGATGAAAACCGTCACCAGTCAACTGGTTCAGCAGCGTAATCTGATCGATGCCGTACATCGCGAAGGCAGGCTTCGTCGGGGCGAACTTGGCAGTCTGATCTCACTGGAACGGCGAATGATCTCGACCGTCGAGCTACTGCTGGAAACCCATTGGGCTACCCGCGATGGCCATGACATCATCGAATCCCTGACTGGCCTGCGCGATGCCCAGCACCGGCTGGCCCACGACCTGGGGACGCTTGCCTATCAGGTCCGGACCGGTCAGTCCATCGAGATCAACATTGCCCAGTTTGACCTGGATACGCATGCAGAGGCTGCCTTCAATGCACGCAGCCAGCAGGGGCGCGCGCTGTTCAGCCCCGGGGGCTACCTCTGGCTCAATCGCGAGCTGGCCCGCCAGACCAGTGCCCTGGTCGGTTATCTCTCCAATCTGCAGCGACTACCCAGTCAGCGGCTGCGCAAACGAGCGAGAAGGCATCATCTTGTCAGCGATACGCACCGCCTGGCAGTCAAGGGGGATCCTCATGCGCGCTCTACAAGCAGCGAAACGCATTCTGACTGA